A stretch of Triticum aestivum cultivar Chinese Spring chromosome 1D, IWGSC CS RefSeq v2.1, whole genome shotgun sequence DNA encodes these proteins:
- the LOC123181786 gene encoding histone H3.2, with protein MARTKQTARKSTGGKAPRKQLATKAARKSAPATGGVKKPHRFRPGTVALREIRKYQKSTELLIRKLPFQRLVREIAQDFKTDLRFQSSAVSALQEAAEAYLVGLFEDTNLCAIHAKRVTIMPKDIQLARRIRGERA; from the coding sequence ATGGCCCGTACGAAGCAGACGGCGAGGAAGTCCACCGGCGGCAAGGCGCCGCGGAAGCAGCTGGCGACCAAGGCGGCGCGCAAGTCCGCCCCGGCCACCGGCGGCGTCAAGAAGCCCCACCGCTTCCGCCCCGGCACCGTCGCGCTCCGTGAGATCCGCAAGTACCAGAAGAGCACCGAGCTGCTCATCCGCAAGCTCCCCTTCCAGCGCCTGGTGCGGGAGATCGCGCAGGACTTCAAGACCGACCTCCGCTTCCAGAGCTCCGCCGTCTCCGCGCTGCAGGAGGCCGCCGAGGCCTACCTCGTGGGGCTCTTCGAGGACACCAACCTCTGCGCCATCCACGCCAAGCGCGTCACcatcatgcccaaggacatccaGCTCGCCCGCCGCATCCGTGGCGAGAGGGCCTAG